The Nocardia sp. XZ_19_385 genome window below encodes:
- a CDS encoding FAD-binding oxidoreductase: MSSLPERTDVLVIGGGVIGTSIACRLAEAGVGTVLLERGALGSGSSGTTAGVVRTYFPGNSLISSLAVRSAAAYHDFAERTGIDLGLQRIGLLVLFTEEHQVAEFRRTHAQQRAAGVQVELVTPTAAAQFNPLVDESAIVAAAWSPEAYACDPAAIVRGYATAAQQAGAVLHTETPVTGIDPDGQVHTPAGSIRAGAIVCAAGPWAGSVAATAGVHLPVTTYPVEMLLADSPADVPTLPMTLDPSGLRIRSWGERILVGMGRPGPEESREAWLERVSHQLGATYPALAGRRLEHGWSGDLDVSPDGMAFIGRDPARPFLYAAGFSGQGLCQAPAAGEIVRDLVLDKEGNRHDRLGVQRIHTRLGSLR; encoded by the coding sequence GTGAGCTCGTTGCCCGAACGCACCGACGTCCTGGTCATCGGCGGGGGAGTGATCGGCACGTCGATCGCGTGCCGGCTCGCCGAGGCCGGGGTCGGCACGGTCCTGCTGGAGCGCGGTGCGCTCGGATCGGGATCGTCCGGGACCACCGCGGGCGTCGTCCGGACCTACTTTCCCGGCAACTCCCTGATCAGCAGCCTGGCCGTCCGGAGTGCGGCGGCGTATCACGATTTCGCCGAGCGGACCGGAATCGACCTGGGCCTGCAGCGAATCGGTCTTCTGGTGTTGTTCACCGAAGAACACCAGGTGGCGGAGTTCCGGCGGACGCATGCTCAGCAGCGGGCCGCAGGAGTGCAGGTCGAACTCGTAACACCCACTGCGGCAGCACAATTCAATCCGCTGGTTGACGAGTCCGCCATCGTGGCGGCGGCCTGGTCGCCGGAGGCCTACGCCTGCGACCCCGCCGCTATCGTGCGCGGTTACGCCACCGCCGCTCAGCAGGCCGGTGCCGTCCTGCACACGGAAACGCCCGTCACCGGCATCGATCCCGACGGGCAAGTCCACACTCCCGCGGGCAGCATCCGTGCGGGCGCCATCGTCTGTGCGGCTGGCCCGTGGGCAGGGTCGGTCGCGGCCACCGCCGGTGTGCACCTTCCGGTGACCACCTACCCGGTCGAGATGCTCCTCGCGGACTCGCCCGCCGACGTCCCCACGTTGCCGATGACCCTGGACCCGTCCGGTCTGCGGATTCGCAGCTGGGGCGAGCGCATCCTGGTCGGGATGGGCCGCCCAGGTCCGGAAGAATCCCGGGAAGCGTGGCTGGAGCGGGTGTCGCACCAGCTCGGCGCCACCTACCCGGCACTCGCCGGTCGCCGCCTCGAGCACGGCTGGAGCGGCGACCTCGACGTCAGCCCGGACGGGATGGCCTTCATCGGCCGCGACCCCGCCCGCCCCTTCCTCTACGCGGCAGGATTCTCCGGCCAGGGTCTGTGTCAAGCGCCTGCCGCCGGGGAGATCGTCCGCGACCTCGTGCTCGACAAAGAAGGAAATCGTCATGATCGTCTTGGGGTGCAACGGATTCACACGCGTCTCGGAAGTCTTCGCTGA
- a CDS encoding carbamoyltransferase C-terminal domain-containing protein: protein MIVLGCNGFTRVSEVFAEHFGAVGIDKHYLLGHDAGAALLVDGELVAAVEEERLNRDKKTTDFPVNSVRWCLDQAGLQFSDIDLIAIPFDFSAQVLDEMLSGIVGAPIPPRPKLDLLHNIGKLYTEVVSHEAILADFAARTGFTPDPAKVVFVPHHFAHAMTGYYVAGMKDSAFLVSDGRAEVLATLMGEIRDGRIRVFGETAIGAEYSIGILFSAITRFLGFVPNNDEYKVMGLSGYAAPPVPNPFVEDFVELHPDGRYAFRQPLQTDNPRSLDSLFEEYFGPFQATLEYQARVAAAAQEMLNVVTRHQLRALEAKTDLGHLLFEGGVALNCLNNTPLFEGSRFDDMDVSFGASDTGVVLGAAVYAWMNHPDNDGQQKSVPRVTPYLGPEYDDSAIEQSLREFSDRVGWTRLSDDEIVDQVSKLLTEKVVIGWYEGRIEHGPRALGHRSILANPKFPDIKDVINTRVKHREPFRPFAPIVLEADAPRIFEMGRKTRSPYMTFVFPVRPEFHDVIPGATHVDGTSRVQTITEADTPRLADLLRRFTALTDVPCLINTSFNVAGEPIVCSPADALNCFLGTEIDYLVLGNYLVTKADTGA from the coding sequence ATGATCGTCTTGGGGTGCAACGGATTCACACGCGTCTCGGAAGTCTTCGCTGAACACTTCGGCGCGGTCGGCATCGACAAGCACTACCTGCTCGGCCACGACGCGGGCGCCGCGCTGCTGGTGGACGGCGAGCTGGTCGCGGCCGTGGAAGAGGAGCGGCTCAACCGGGACAAGAAGACCACCGACTTCCCGGTCAACTCGGTGCGGTGGTGTCTCGACCAGGCGGGACTGCAATTCTCCGACATCGACCTGATCGCCATCCCTTTCGACTTCTCCGCCCAAGTGCTGGACGAGATGCTGTCGGGAATCGTGGGTGCGCCGATACCGCCCAGGCCGAAGCTGGACCTGTTGCACAACATCGGCAAGCTGTACACCGAGGTCGTCAGCCACGAAGCGATCCTCGCCGACTTCGCCGCGCGCACCGGATTCACGCCGGATCCGGCCAAGGTGGTGTTCGTGCCGCACCACTTCGCCCACGCGATGACTGGCTATTACGTGGCCGGGATGAAGGACAGCGCGTTCCTCGTCAGTGACGGTCGCGCCGAGGTGCTTGCGACGCTGATGGGTGAAATCCGGGACGGGCGGATCCGGGTCTTCGGCGAGACGGCGATCGGCGCGGAATACTCGATCGGCATCCTGTTCAGCGCGATCACGCGGTTCCTGGGATTCGTGCCCAACAACGACGAATACAAGGTGATGGGCCTCTCCGGATATGCGGCGCCGCCGGTCCCGAATCCATTCGTCGAGGACTTCGTCGAGCTACACCCCGATGGGCGATACGCCTTCCGTCAGCCCCTCCAAACGGACAATCCGCGTAGTCTCGACTCCCTCTTCGAGGAGTATTTCGGTCCGTTCCAAGCCACCCTCGAATATCAGGCCCGGGTGGCCGCGGCGGCGCAGGAAATGCTGAATGTCGTGACCCGCCACCAACTTCGCGCACTGGAAGCCAAGACGGATTTGGGTCACTTGCTGTTCGAAGGTGGCGTGGCGCTGAACTGCCTCAACAACACTCCGCTGTTCGAGGGCTCGCGGTTCGACGATATGGACGTGAGTTTCGGTGCCAGCGATACCGGTGTTGTGCTGGGCGCTGCGGTCTACGCCTGGATGAACCACCCGGACAACGACGGCCAGCAGAAATCCGTGCCACGCGTAACTCCTTATCTCGGACCGGAGTACGACGATTCGGCGATCGAACAGAGCCTGCGGGAGTTCAGCGATCGAGTGGGATGGACGCGGCTGAGCGACGACGAAATCGTCGATCAAGTCTCGAAACTGCTCACCGAGAAGGTCGTCATCGGCTGGTACGAGGGCCGGATCGAGCACGGCCCACGGGCTTTGGGGCACCGCAGCATCCTCGCCAACCCGAAGTTCCCGGATATCAAGGATGTCATCAACACCCGGGTCAAACACCGCGAGCCGTTTCGTCCGTTCGCGCCGATCGTGCTCGAAGCGGACGCGCCGCGGATCTTCGAGATGGGACGCAAAACCCGTTCGCCGTACATGACTTTCGTCTTCCCGGTGCGGCCGGAGTTCCACGACGTGATCCCGGGCGCGACCCATGTGGACGGCACCTCCAGGGTGCAGACGATCACCGAGGCGGACACCCCGCGATTGGCGGACCTGTTGCGCCGATTCACCGCGCTGACCGACGTCCCGTGCCTGATCAACACTTCGTTCAACGTGGCGGGGGAGCCGATCGTCTGCTCTCCGGCCGACGCGCTGAACTGCTTCCTGGGCACGGAAATCGATTACCTGGTGCTCGGCAATTACCTGGTTACGAAGGCCGATACCGGCGCATGA
- a CDS encoding AMP-binding protein, whose translation MTEHNGAEFVREMMRWHFSPETGSPFWLKRAETLDFDPLTDIRDFDDLALFPNVVDELRDVGVRELIPQGYGAEHRASVYESGGTTGEPKRVMFTAEWQRRSVAWFSERLDAHGVPRNVDWLSAVPSGPHNVGAMAVDTAAARGGLHFGIDLDPRWVKKLIADGRMDMAGRYTDHLIEQIGYILTGQDVGVLFATPPLLERLAQHDDLVELVNRKIRTIIWGGTHLDADTRDLLRDEVFPNTKLVGGYGSTMMLGTSVERPGLGDDEPCVFDSFAPYTTFRVIDADTGRVVPYGERGQVVVHHLSRTALLVNNIERDFATRIAPVGGGFGDSVADVAPVASFSGAAVIEGVY comes from the coding sequence ATGACCGAGCACAACGGCGCGGAATTCGTGCGGGAGATGATGCGGTGGCATTTCAGCCCGGAGACCGGATCTCCGTTCTGGTTGAAGCGGGCCGAGACGCTCGACTTCGATCCGCTCACCGATATCCGGGATTTCGACGATCTCGCCCTGTTTCCCAATGTGGTGGACGAGCTGCGCGATGTCGGTGTCCGCGAGCTGATTCCGCAGGGCTACGGCGCGGAGCACCGGGCCAGCGTCTACGAAAGCGGCGGCACCACGGGCGAACCCAAGCGGGTGATGTTCACCGCCGAGTGGCAGCGGCGCAGCGTCGCCTGGTTCAGCGAACGCCTGGACGCGCATGGGGTGCCGCGAAATGTGGACTGGCTCAGCGCGGTTCCGAGCGGACCGCACAATGTCGGAGCGATGGCGGTCGATACCGCTGCCGCCCGCGGCGGGCTGCATTTCGGCATCGACCTGGACCCGCGCTGGGTGAAGAAGCTGATAGCGGACGGCCGGATGGACATGGCCGGCCGCTACACCGACCATCTGATCGAGCAGATCGGCTATATCCTGACCGGCCAGGATGTGGGCGTACTCTTCGCCACCCCGCCGCTGCTGGAGCGCCTGGCCCAGCACGACGACCTGGTCGAGCTGGTGAACCGGAAGATCCGCACGATCATCTGGGGCGGTACCCATCTGGACGCCGACACCCGAGATCTGTTGCGCGACGAGGTGTTTCCGAATACCAAGCTGGTCGGCGGGTACGGCAGCACGATGATGCTGGGGACCTCGGTGGAGCGCCCCGGACTCGGAGACGATGAGCCGTGCGTGTTCGACTCGTTCGCTCCGTACACGACGTTCCGGGTGATCGACGCCGACACCGGCCGCGTCGTTCCCTACGGCGAGCGTGGACAGGTGGTCGTGCACCACCTGAGCCGAACAGCGTTGCTGGTCAACAACATCGAGCGGGACTTCGCGACCCGGATCGCCCCGGTAGGCGGCGGTTTCGGTGATTCCGTCGCGGACGTCGCCCCGGTGGCGTCCTTCAGCGGCGCCGCGGTGATCGAGGGCGTGTACTGA
- a CDS encoding iron-containing redox enzyme family protein: MTSVRDTALSFLPEPRGEMSEAVVELLRRPQDSPVNLPVDAAADPFGEDLQLALHTCYELHYRGFETVAAGWEWNPDLLRFRATLEKPFLAALRDEVAGGSDIDAELDQLLVEPVESTGISHYLLDEGEWWQVREYFVHRSIYHHKEADPQAWVIPRLRGQAKASLVAVEFDEFGGGRGERVHAQLFADLLAGAGLDRGYLHYLDVVPAPMLVEVNMMSLFGLHRELRGALVGQFAEVEITSPTGSRRMVDALERFGADPACVRFYSEHVEADAVHEQVLRRDVIGTLLAEEPGLTESVVFGIQATNWVADRFADHVLEQHWRQGRTSLRREIASD, encoded by the coding sequence ATGACCAGCGTGCGCGATACTGCCCTGTCGTTTCTCCCCGAACCGCGCGGCGAAATGTCCGAAGCGGTGGTGGAGCTGCTGCGCCGGCCGCAGGACAGCCCCGTGAACCTACCGGTCGATGCGGCCGCTGACCCGTTCGGCGAAGACCTGCAGTTGGCCCTGCACACCTGCTATGAGCTGCACTATCGCGGATTCGAGACGGTTGCGGCGGGATGGGAGTGGAATCCCGACCTGCTGCGCTTCCGGGCCACTCTGGAAAAGCCGTTCCTCGCCGCGCTGCGGGACGAGGTAGCGGGGGGCAGCGATATCGACGCGGAGCTCGACCAACTGCTGGTGGAACCGGTCGAGTCGACGGGAATCAGCCACTATCTGCTCGATGAAGGCGAATGGTGGCAGGTGCGTGAGTACTTCGTGCACCGTTCGATCTATCACCACAAAGAGGCGGATCCGCAGGCGTGGGTGATCCCGCGATTGCGTGGGCAGGCCAAGGCGTCGCTGGTCGCGGTCGAATTCGACGAGTTCGGCGGTGGCCGCGGCGAACGGGTGCACGCGCAGTTGTTCGCGGACCTGCTGGCCGGAGCGGGGCTGGATCGCGGTTATCTGCATTATCTGGACGTCGTACCGGCGCCGATGCTGGTCGAGGTCAACATGATGTCGCTGTTCGGGCTGCACCGGGAATTGCGCGGCGCCCTGGTGGGGCAATTCGCCGAAGTGGAGATCACCTCGCCGACCGGGTCCCGCCGCATGGTCGACGCGCTGGAACGCTTCGGCGCGGATCCCGCGTGCGTCCGGTTCTACAGCGAACATGTGGAGGCCGATGCCGTCCACGAGCAGGTGCTGCGCCGCGACGTGATCGGCACCCTTCTGGCCGAGGAACCGGGCCTGACCGAATCGGTGGTCTTCGGGATCCAAGCGACGAACTGGGTCGCGGACCGCTTCGCCGACCATGTGCTGGAACAGCATTGGCGGCAGGGACGCACGTCACTGCGGCGCGAGATCGCCTCCGACTGA
- a CDS encoding aldehyde dehydrogenase family protein yields MLSLDVLGPGGPYRSRRLETIQDLTGNPVATLSLAPSLYVVRAMQALHRAPELPLDARIAAFAEAGRAFATQPVAGLTPAEYQHTVSAVTGIPITVVRNATDEIARAVERIQDSVRKARPAGAVGSWRDPLTLGGEAVWTRRGEVFAVHAAGNHPAVHQGWLDALALGYRVAVRPSRREPFTPHRLITALREAGFGDRILLLPTDHTVAGDILRHADLGMVYGGDDVVRKYAGDRRVLPQGPGRSKILLTAETAWEPILDTLVESVSGGGGVGCVNATGILVEGDPSPVAAALAERLAALPSLPAADERAVLPVAPIGLARRWDQHLRQRAAGTKAWLGGDGIVDDLGDGSAVLRPAVHQLDSPFAEQLGLELGFPCAWVAPWDRAAGIPPLRDTLVLTAVTTDAELIDQLVAEPTIANVYLGDHPTPWMAPGLPHDGYLGEFLMRTKTVLR; encoded by the coding sequence ATGTTGTCCCTGGATGTGCTGGGCCCCGGCGGCCCCTATCGTTCCCGCCGCTTGGAGACGATCCAGGACCTCACCGGGAACCCGGTCGCCACTCTGAGTCTCGCGCCTTCGCTCTATGTGGTCCGCGCGATGCAGGCACTGCATCGGGCACCGGAGCTGCCCCTCGACGCGCGGATCGCGGCATTCGCGGAGGCGGGCCGGGCCTTCGCCACCCAGCCGGTCGCGGGCCTGACTCCGGCGGAATATCAGCACACCGTCAGCGCTGTCACCGGCATTCCGATCACGGTGGTGCGCAACGCAACCGATGAGATCGCGCGGGCGGTCGAGCGGATCCAGGACAGCGTGCGGAAGGCCCGCCCCGCCGGGGCTGTCGGTTCGTGGCGCGATCCGTTGACTCTGGGCGGCGAGGCGGTGTGGACGCGGCGCGGTGAGGTGTTCGCCGTGCACGCCGCGGGCAATCATCCTGCGGTGCATCAGGGTTGGCTCGATGCCCTCGCGCTCGGCTATCGGGTCGCGGTGCGTCCGTCCCGGCGTGAGCCGTTCACACCGCACCGGCTGATCACCGCTCTGCGCGAGGCCGGGTTCGGCGATCGAATCTTGTTGCTGCCCACCGATCACACGGTGGCCGGCGACATCCTCCGGCACGCCGACCTCGGAATGGTGTACGGCGGTGACGATGTCGTGCGCAAATACGCGGGCGACCGGCGCGTCCTGCCGCAGGGCCCCGGACGCTCCAAGATCCTGCTCACCGCCGAAACCGCCTGGGAGCCAATCCTCGACACCCTCGTGGAGTCAGTCAGCGGCGGGGGCGGTGTCGGCTGCGTCAACGCCACCGGCATCCTCGTCGAAGGCGACCCCTCCCCCGTCGCTGCCGCGCTCGCCGAACGTCTCGCCGCCCTGCCCAGCCTGCCCGCGGCCGACGAACGCGCGGTCCTGCCGGTAGCGCCGATCGGCCTGGCCCGGCGCTGGGACCAGCATCTACGGCAGCGGGCCGCGGGGACCAAGGCATGGCTCGGCGGTGACGGAATCGTCGACGACCTCGGCGATGGCAGCGCTGTCCTCCGGCCGGCCGTCCATCAGCTCGACAGTCCCTTCGCCGAACAGCTCGGCCTCGAACTGGGCTTCCCCTGCGCGTGGGTCGCGCCGTGGGACCGCGCGGCCGGAATCCCGCCGCTGCGCGACACTCTCGTGCTCACCGCCGTCACCACCGACGCCGAGCTGATCGACCAGCTGGTCGCCGAGCCGACCATCGCCAACGTCTACCTCGGTGACCATCCGACGCCGTGGATGGCGCCGGGCCTCCCGCACGACGGGTATCTCGGCGAGTTCCTGATGCGGACCAAGACTGTTCTGCGCTGA
- a CDS encoding MerR family transcriptional regulator yields MRIGDLSTRTGVSVRMLRYYEEQGLLQPARLPSGYREYCDDDVHTVRNIRTLLAAGLNTQTIAAVLPCMVDADGTLAPACPDLLPGLQRERDRIDQAVADLLAARAALDTIMGAAPSPGAGDPDACQAA; encoded by the coding sequence ATGCGTATCGGAGACCTGTCCACCCGTACCGGCGTCAGCGTGCGGATGTTGCGCTACTACGAGGAGCAAGGCCTGCTCCAGCCTGCGCGTCTGCCCAGCGGCTACCGCGAGTATTGCGATGACGATGTCCACACGGTGCGCAACATTCGCACCCTCCTGGCCGCGGGCCTGAACACCCAGACCATCGCCGCGGTACTGCCCTGCATGGTCGACGCCGACGGAACGCTGGCGCCGGCCTGTCCGGATCTGCTGCCGGGCCTGCAACGCGAACGGGACCGGATCGACCAGGCGGTCGCCGATCTGCTAGCCGCCCGCGCGGCCCTGGACACCATCATGGGCGCTGCGCCGTCGCCAGGCGCGGGCGACCCCGATGCCTGCCAGGCCGCCTGA
- a CDS encoding glycoside hydrolase family 47 protein, with protein MPFLPSRRAVLAVAAAGTVGAVLPARATDRPTDAVVAQELRDEFVHGWAGYKAAAWGYDEVRPISAGHNDFFASGHTFGLSIVEALDTLWLMELDDEVRVAADWIEQHFDPAVDADVQVFEVIIRLVGGLLAGYLCTGRPVLLTRCRELADRVLPAFTDSPTGLPYRYVNLRTGAVSGTHSPLAEIGSNILEFGLLSQLTGDQKYWDAAKRAYRAVLDRRSALGLLGTWLDVETGSWTDATSRAPNPPVDSFYEYLWAGAEMFGDRELRDGYKLLTGAVLEHQWEEYGGRAWFRQVDYANGNVVGRAASALGAFYPGLLAKSGNLLAAKDFHRTWSLLLDEYPVLPEVIDYSGPTVRDPRNDLRPEYVNSAFDLWRVTGDAAHQDSAYRYFQGLRTHLRVPGGYTVAEDVTTRPMRLGDLTPGYWFAENLKYLYLMFAAAPRFDYRSGLLSTEGKLLRGARRVGV; from the coding sequence ATGCCTTTCCTGCCGAGTCGCCGGGCAGTCCTGGCCGTGGCCGCCGCAGGAACCGTGGGCGCTGTCCTGCCAGCCCGTGCCACCGACCGGCCGACCGACGCCGTCGTCGCACAAGAACTCCGTGACGAGTTCGTACACGGCTGGGCGGGGTACAAGGCGGCCGCCTGGGGTTACGACGAGGTGCGGCCGATCAGCGCCGGGCACAACGACTTCTTTGCCAGTGGCCACACATTCGGCTTGTCCATCGTCGAGGCGCTGGACACCCTGTGGCTGATGGAACTAGACGACGAGGTCCGGGTGGCGGCGGACTGGATCGAGCAGCACTTCGACCCGGCCGTCGACGCCGATGTCCAAGTCTTCGAGGTGATCATCCGGCTGGTCGGTGGATTGCTGGCCGGTTATCTGTGTACCGGACGGCCTGTGCTGCTGACCCGCTGCCGGGAACTGGCCGACCGGGTGCTGCCGGCGTTCACCGATTCGCCGACCGGACTGCCCTACCGTTACGTCAACCTGCGCACCGGTGCGGTTTCCGGTACGCACAGCCCGCTCGCTGAGATCGGGAGCAACATCCTGGAGTTCGGACTGCTGTCGCAGCTGACCGGTGACCAGAAATATTGGGACGCGGCCAAGCGGGCATACCGCGCGGTGCTGGACCGCCGCTCCGCGCTCGGGTTGCTCGGCACCTGGCTCGATGTGGAGACGGGAAGCTGGACCGACGCCACCTCCCGGGCGCCGAATCCGCCGGTGGATTCCTTCTATGAGTACCTGTGGGCCGGTGCCGAGATGTTCGGTGATCGCGAGCTGCGGGACGGGTACAAGTTGCTGACCGGCGCCGTCCTCGAGCACCAGTGGGAGGAGTACGGCGGACGCGCGTGGTTCCGGCAGGTCGACTATGCGAACGGAAATGTGGTCGGCCGGGCGGCATCCGCGCTCGGCGCGTTCTACCCGGGATTGCTCGCCAAGAGCGGAAACTTGCTCGCCGCCAAAGACTTTCATCGAACATGGTCGCTGCTGCTGGACGAGTATCCGGTGCTGCCCGAGGTCATCGACTACAGCGGGCCGACCGTGCGCGATCCTCGCAACGATTTACGTCCGGAGTATGTCAACTCCGCCTTCGACCTATGGCGGGTCACCGGCGATGCGGCCCACCAGGATTCGGCATACCGGTACTTCCAGGGATTGCGGACGCACCTGCGGGTTCCCGGCGGTTACACGGTCGCCGAAGATGTCACGACGCGGCCGATGCGACTGGGGGACCTGACGCCCGGATACTGGTTCGCGGAGAACCTGAAATACCTGTACCTGATGTTCGCGGCGGCCCCGCGTTTCGACTACCGCTCCGGCCTGCTCTCGACCGAGGGGAAGCTGCTGCGCGGCGCCCGCCGAGTCGGAGTATGA
- a CDS encoding NAD(P)-dependent oxidoreductase codes for MRSAVVLVTGSSGLVGAAVAQEMRAAGWQVRGWDVRPGPWTTHLGDLRDGKLRARAVAGSDIVVHTAALHAPHVGRMPDDEFRAVNVEATAALLEQAAENGVRRVVYTSSTSVYGHALVPEDRAVWVDEALEPRPRDVYDETKLEAETLVADVDPPLATIVLRIARCFPEAPAIQAAHRLYRGVDVRDVAHAHRLAAENDRVTGTFNVAGPMLFHPSDVQHLWRDVPALLEQRAPELVALFGRQGWPLPPTIDRVYDSGKARRELGYRPVYDAAALSHGPAS; via the coding sequence GTGCGGTCGGCGGTCGTATTGGTAACCGGCTCTTCCGGTTTGGTCGGTGCTGCGGTCGCGCAAGAGATGCGCGCGGCCGGTTGGCAGGTTCGTGGCTGGGATGTGCGGCCCGGCCCGTGGACCACGCATCTCGGCGATCTGCGTGACGGGAAACTTCGAGCGCGTGCCGTTGCCGGGTCGGACATTGTCGTGCACACGGCCGCCCTGCACGCTCCGCACGTCGGACGGATGCCCGACGACGAGTTTCGCGCCGTCAACGTGGAAGCAACCGCCGCGCTGCTCGAGCAGGCGGCCGAGAACGGTGTCCGGCGAGTGGTTTACACCAGCAGCACCTCGGTCTACGGGCACGCCCTGGTGCCCGAAGATCGCGCGGTTTGGGTCGACGAAGCACTGGAGCCACGTCCGCGTGACGTCTACGACGAAACCAAACTCGAAGCGGAAACCCTTGTCGCCGACGTGGATCCGCCGCTCGCGACGATCGTGCTGCGCATCGCTCGCTGTTTCCCCGAAGCGCCCGCCATCCAGGCCGCACACCGCCTCTATCGCGGGGTCGATGTCCGCGATGTCGCCCACGCGCACCGGCTGGCGGCGGAAAACGATCGGGTCACCGGCACATTCAACGTCGCGGGCCCAATGCTGTTCCATCCCAGCGATGTACAGCATCTATGGCGGGATGTGCCCGCGCTGCTCGAACAACGCGCACCCGAGCTCGTCGCCTTGTTCGGGCGACAAGGCTGGCCGCTGCCGCCCACTATCGACCGCGTCTACGATTCCGGCAAAGCCCGCCGGGAGCTCGGCTACCGACCCGTCTACGACGCCGCCGCGCTCAGCCACGGTCCGGCTTCTTGA
- a CDS encoding NADP-dependent oxidoreductase encodes MNRQWILVERPAALVGDSNFELRHGAVPEPGPDEALVKVVWLAFDPTQRGWLNEGPNYMDPVPVGAVMRGGGVGQVVASRSAEYAVGDWVCGMVGWQDYAIASGQGLLGLNVVPPGVDPKAMLSIFGATGLTAYFGMIDIGRPAAGETVLVSGAAGATGSIAGQIAKALGCRVIGIAGGSAKCAWVTEVAGLDACIDYKSDNVEAELRALAPEGIDVFFDNVGGAVLDAGLANIAERARIVVCGGISSGYAPGEPPPGPRNYMQIGLKRARMEGFIFLDYLDRFPEAFGRLHEWLTQGRIVYAEDVQEGLELAPSMLRGLFEGRNLGKQLLRIASDPMVKV; translated from the coding sequence GTGAATCGGCAATGGATCCTCGTCGAACGACCGGCTGCCCTGGTCGGGGACAGTAACTTCGAGCTCAGGCACGGCGCTGTCCCGGAGCCCGGTCCGGACGAGGCGCTGGTCAAGGTGGTGTGGCTGGCTTTCGATCCGACGCAGCGCGGCTGGCTCAACGAGGGCCCGAACTATATGGATCCGGTGCCGGTCGGTGCGGTGATGCGGGGTGGGGGCGTCGGGCAGGTGGTGGCATCGCGTAGCGCCGAATACGCGGTGGGAGACTGGGTTTGCGGGATGGTCGGGTGGCAGGACTATGCGATCGCCTCGGGTCAGGGGCTGCTGGGGTTGAATGTCGTGCCGCCGGGTGTCGACCCGAAGGCGATGCTCAGCATTTTCGGCGCGACCGGGCTGACCGCCTACTTCGGCATGATCGATATCGGGCGGCCTGCGGCCGGGGAGACCGTGCTGGTGTCGGGAGCCGCCGGTGCGACCGGCTCGATCGCGGGTCAGATCGCGAAAGCGCTGGGGTGCAGGGTGATCGGGATCGCAGGTGGTTCCGCCAAGTGCGCCTGGGTCACCGAGGTCGCCGGTCTCGACGCGTGCATCGATTACAAGTCCGACAACGTCGAGGCGGAACTGCGGGCGTTGGCTCCCGAGGGTATCGACGTGTTCTTCGACAATGTCGGTGGCGCTGTCCTGGACGCCGGGCTGGCGAATATCGCCGAGCGGGCCCGAATCGTGGTCTGCGGCGGCATTTCCTCCGGTTACGCGCCGGGCGAACCGCCCCCCGGGCCGCGCAACTACATGCAGATCGGACTCAAGCGGGCGCGGATGGAGGGGTTCATCTTTCTGGACTACCTCGACCGATTCCCGGAAGCGTTCGGCCGCCTGCACGAATGGCTGACCCAGGGCCGGATCGTGTATGCCGAAGACGTTCAGGAAGGTCTCGAACTCGCCCCGTCCATGCTGCGTGGGCTTTTCGAAGGCCGCAACCTCGGTAAACAATTGCTCCGCATCGCTTCTGATCCGATGGTGAAGGTGTAG
- a CDS encoding SRPBCC family protein: MAIQRKHTMYDSTIIDADPDTVWTVVRDALQVVSIVSGPAAEDVHWVGDGSPERVPSLYNFTLAFSGGLVQQEVCGRNEVERSQSYRSIEPTMGVQRYLATIRVRQITNDPYRCFFDWTRELTIAEDADTEVVETIIAMMAKQTDAIRDFFAQQW, encoded by the coding sequence GTGGCGATACAGCGGAAGCACACGATGTACGACTCGACGATCATCGACGCCGATCCGGACACCGTGTGGACCGTTGTCCGCGATGCCCTGCAGGTGGTGTCGATCGTGTCCGGACCGGCGGCCGAGGACGTGCACTGGGTCGGAGACGGTTCGCCCGAACGGGTTCCGTCGCTCTACAACTTCACGCTGGCCTTCAGCGGCGGCCTGGTCCAGCAGGAGGTCTGCGGGCGCAACGAGGTCGAGCGTTCCCAGTCCTACCGTTCCATCGAGCCGACGATGGGCGTGCAGCGCTACCTCGCCACCATTCGCGTCCGGCAGATCACCAACGATCCGTACCGCTGCTTCTTCGATTGGACCCGGGAGCTGACGATCGCCGAGGACGCCGACACCGAAGTCGTCGAGACGATCATCGCCATGATGGCCAAGCAAACCGACGCCATCCGGGACTTCTTCGCACAGCAGTGGTAG